A stretch of Sinorhizobium meliloti DNA encodes these proteins:
- a CDS encoding TetR family transcriptional regulator C-terminal domain-containing protein, translating to MNRRSFYRAPEGERRQELIEATLDCISEFGLKGATVRQIALRAGVTAGLVRHYFESKDQMVAEAYRAVIASLTEKAKNVEGDPATRLKDFIAINLTEPVADSRSISLWAAFISQVRVDPVLAEIHRDGYLAFRNALQELLSDFLSAKGRPAGPEECRRYAIAINGLVDGLWVEGCLAGDLFREGELVGIAMASVEALLGLRIEK from the coding sequence GTGAACCGGCGCAGCTTTTATCGCGCCCCCGAGGGCGAGCGGCGCCAGGAACTGATCGAGGCGACGCTGGACTGCATTTCGGAATTCGGCCTCAAGGGAGCGACCGTCCGCCAGATCGCCCTTCGCGCCGGCGTTACCGCAGGGCTCGTCCGCCATTATTTCGAATCCAAAGACCAGATGGTTGCGGAGGCTTACCGCGCCGTCATTGCCTCTCTCACGGAGAAGGCGAAGAACGTCGAGGGCGATCCGGCGACGCGTCTCAAGGACTTCATCGCCATCAATCTGACCGAACCGGTCGCCGACAGCCGCAGCATCTCTCTCTGGGCCGCCTTCATCAGTCAGGTCCGGGTCGATCCGGTGCTCGCGGAAATCCATCGCGACGGCTACCTCGCCTTCCGCAACGCGTTGCAGGAGTTGCTCAGCGATTTTCTTTCGGCCAAGGGCCGGCCTGCCGGTCCCGAGGAGTGCCGCCGCTACGCAATCGCGATCAACGGCCTCGTGGACGGGCTCTGGGTCGAAGGCTGCCTCGCCGGCGATCTCTTTCGAGAGGGCGAACTGGTCGGCATCGCCATGGCCTCGGTCGAAGCCCTGCTCGGCCTTCGGATCGAAAAATAG
- a CDS encoding ABC transporter ATP-binding protein: MTDAAQAIAVTDLHKRFGPLEVLKGVSLSARQGDVIAIIGGSGSGKSTLLRCINMLELPSAGQISVHGEEIRMKPDGHGGLMPADRKQVQRIRTQLGMVFQSFNLWQHMTILQNVIEAPVHVLGKTKAEAVETAEALLRRVGLYEKRDAYPAFLSGGQQQRAAIARALAIQPLVMLFDEPTSALDPELVGEVLSVIGDLAREERTMVLVTHEMKFARDVANHIVFLHNGVIEEQGPPEAIFGAPKSERLKKFISSIH, encoded by the coding sequence ATGACGGATGCGGCCCAGGCAATCGCGGTTACCGACCTCCACAAGCGTTTCGGGCCATTGGAAGTGCTGAAGGGCGTGTCGCTGAGCGCGCGGCAGGGCGACGTTATCGCGATCATCGGCGGCAGCGGTTCCGGTAAATCCACGCTTCTCCGTTGCATCAACATGCTGGAACTGCCCTCGGCCGGCCAGATCAGCGTGCACGGAGAAGAGATCCGCATGAAGCCGGACGGCCACGGCGGATTGATGCCGGCCGACCGCAAGCAGGTCCAGCGGATCCGCACCCAGCTCGGCATGGTTTTCCAAAGCTTCAATCTCTGGCAGCACATGACAATTCTCCAGAACGTCATCGAGGCGCCGGTGCACGTACTCGGCAAAACCAAGGCTGAAGCAGTCGAGACGGCCGAGGCGCTGCTCCGCCGGGTCGGCCTTTACGAGAAGCGGGATGCCTATCCAGCTTTCCTGTCAGGCGGTCAGCAGCAACGCGCCGCCATTGCCCGGGCGCTTGCGATCCAGCCGCTGGTCATGCTCTTCGACGAGCCGACCTCTGCGCTCGATCCGGAGCTCGTCGGCGAAGTGCTTTCGGTCATCGGCGATCTGGCGCGGGAAGAGCGGACGATGGTGCTCGTGACCCATGAGATGAAATTCGCGCGTGACGTCGCCAACCACATCGTTTTCCTGCACAACGGCGTGATCGAGGAACAGGGGCCGCCCGAGGCGATTTTCGGCGCCCCTAAATCCGAAAGGCTCAAGAAGTTCATCAGCTCCATTCACTGA
- a CDS encoding transporter substrate-binding domain-containing protein, whose amino-acid sequence MKKTLKLVALAAALAITGAATASAQQVKVGIAAEPYPPFTSPDASGNWEGWEIEFMKAMCAEAKLDCVVTPVAWDGIIPALTSKKIDMIIGSMSITAERLKTIDFSDKYYNTPTGIIGAKGDDIKPTPEGLAGKTIGVQVSTVHQAYAMKHFAPAGVEVKEYQTQDEANQDLAAGRVDAVQADAIALDAFLKSDQGKQCCDYKGEVAEDVDVIGPGVGVGLRKGETELKEKVNAAIKAIRENGTYDAFSKKYFDFDIYGG is encoded by the coding sequence ATGAAGAAGACATTGAAACTCGTGGCGCTCGCCGCCGCTCTTGCGATCACAGGCGCGGCCACCGCCTCGGCCCAACAGGTCAAGGTGGGAATCGCGGCGGAGCCTTATCCGCCCTTCACCTCACCTGACGCCAGCGGCAACTGGGAAGGCTGGGAGATCGAGTTCATGAAGGCCATGTGCGCCGAGGCCAAGCTCGATTGCGTCGTCACCCCGGTTGCCTGGGACGGCATCATTCCGGCGCTGACCTCCAAGAAGATCGACATGATCATCGGCTCGATGTCGATCACCGCGGAGCGGCTGAAGACCATCGACTTCTCCGACAAGTACTACAACACGCCGACCGGCATCATCGGCGCCAAGGGCGACGACATCAAGCCGACGCCGGAGGGTCTCGCCGGCAAGACGATCGGGGTTCAGGTGTCCACCGTGCACCAGGCCTATGCCATGAAACACTTTGCGCCGGCCGGCGTCGAAGTGAAGGAATATCAGACGCAGGACGAGGCAAACCAGGATCTCGCCGCCGGCCGCGTCGATGCCGTCCAGGCTGACGCGATCGCCCTCGATGCCTTCCTGAAAAGCGACCAGGGCAAGCAGTGCTGCGATTACAAGGGCGAAGTCGCCGAAGACGTCGACGTCATCGGGCCCGGCGTCGGCGTAGGGTTGCGCAAGGGAGAGACGGAACTGAAGGAAAAGGTCAACGCGGCGATCAAGGCGATCCGCGAGAACGGTACCTACGACGCCTTCTCGAAGAAATACTTCGACTTCGACATCTACGGCGGATAA